A genome region from Maridesulfovibrio salexigens DSM 2638 includes the following:
- a CDS encoding iron-sulfur cluster carrier protein MrpORP, translating into MSDHACGSCSSSGSGCSSSGCSEGCSPEDMKLKKALSRIKHKIVVISGKGGVGKSTVATNIAVALSLAGKQVGLLDVDVHGPSVPRLLSLQDEKPHIGHEVIEPISWSSNLWVMSLGFMLPSKDDPVIWRGPVKIGMIKQFVQDVAWNDLDFLVVDCPPGTGDEPLSALQTLGQDAHAVIVTTPQGVAIDDVRRSVNFCKQVGNPVLGIVENMSGFVCPDCGNVHDIFNSGGGEELAKETGVKFLGRVPLDPEVGRSGDEGYPIIRTDHESPTGKALNTIIKPMLNLTETLQENNEMPKPDELQAKNGMIRIAVPVAAGKLCMHFGHCEQFALMDIDVATKGIVATNMETPPPHEPGVLPKWIADQGVQLVLAGGMGSRAQSLFTDAGVKVIVGSPAEAPENVVSSYLAGTLQTGSNTCDH; encoded by the coding sequence ATGAGCGATCACGCATGCGGAAGCTGCTCTTCTTCCGGGTCCGGATGTTCTTCTTCCGGTTGTTCTGAAGGTTGCAGCCCCGAAGATATGAAACTGAAAAAAGCCCTTTCCAGAATCAAACACAAAATCGTGGTTATTTCCGGTAAAGGCGGCGTTGGTAAAAGTACTGTAGCAACCAACATCGCAGTTGCTCTCTCTCTTGCCGGTAAACAGGTCGGCCTGCTTGACGTAGACGTACACGGTCCCAGTGTTCCCCGCCTGCTCAGCCTGCAGGATGAGAAACCTCACATCGGGCATGAAGTGATCGAACCTATCTCCTGGTCCAGCAATCTCTGGGTTATGTCCCTCGGCTTTATGCTGCCCAGCAAAGATGATCCGGTAATCTGGCGTGGTCCCGTAAAAATCGGCATGATCAAACAGTTCGTACAGGATGTTGCATGGAACGACCTCGACTTCCTCGTAGTTGACTGCCCCCCCGGAACAGGTGACGAACCCCTTTCCGCATTGCAGACACTCGGTCAGGACGCTCACGCAGTTATCGTAACAACCCCGCAGGGCGTTGCTATTGATGATGTGCGCCGTTCCGTTAACTTCTGTAAACAGGTCGGCAACCCCGTTCTCGGTATTGTTGAAAACATGAGCGGTTTCGTCTGCCCCGATTGCGGTAATGTACACGACATTTTCAATTCCGGCGGCGGTGAAGAGCTTGCCAAAGAAACCGGTGTTAAGTTCCTCGGCCGTGTACCCTTGGACCCTGAAGTGGGCCGTTCCGGAGATGAAGGTTACCCCATCATCCGCACTGACCACGAAAGTCCCACCGGCAAGGCTCTGAACACCATCATCAAGCCCATGCTGAATCTTACCGAGACCTTGCAGGAAAACAATGAAATGCCCAAGCCTGACGAACTTCAAGCTAAAAACGGCATGATCAGAATCGCTGTCCCCGTTGCAGCTGGCAAACTCTGCATGCACTTCGGACATTGTGAGCAGTTCGCATTGATGGACATTGATGTTGCTACCAAGGGTATTGTAGCTACCAACATGGAAACTCCCCCGCCCCACGAACCGGGCGTGCTTCCCAAATGGATTGCAGATCAGGGCGTGCAGCTGGTACTCGCAGGCGGCATGGGTTCAAGGGCACAGTCCCTGTTCACCGATGCAGGCGTAAAAGTCATTGTCGGTTCCCCTGCTGAAGCACCTGAGAACGTTGTTTCCAGCTACCTTGCAGGAACCCTTCAGACAGGCTCCAACACCTGCGACCACTAA
- a CDS encoding NifB/NifX family molybdenum-iron cluster-binding protein: protein MKIAISCQGNDLNGDIDPRFGRAKGFLVCDTDADTQEYIDNTQNLNAAQGAGIQSAQNVAATGATAVITGHVGPKAFTALDKGSIKVYLVGGGTVAEALSSFKDGKLEAAADADKPGHW from the coding sequence ATGAAAATCGCCATCAGCTGTCAGGGCAATGATCTCAATGGAGATATCGACCCCCGTTTCGGTCGCGCAAAAGGCTTTCTGGTCTGCGATACCGATGCCGACACTCAGGAATACATCGACAACACCCAGAATCTGAATGCCGCGCAGGGAGCAGGAATACAGTCTGCACAGAATGTCGCCGCGACCGGCGCAACTGCGGTAATCACCGGACATGTTGGACCCAAAGCCTTTACCGCACTAGATAAGGGTTCCATCAAAGTTTACCTCGTAGGCGGTGGAACTGTTGCAGAAGCCCTGTCTTCCTTTAAAGACGGCAAGCTGGAAGCCGCTGCAGATGCGGACAAACCGGGCCACTGGTAA
- a CDS encoding NifB/NifX family molybdenum-iron cluster-binding protein, translating to MRGNEGRNTNTTLLCLACYEDRLASVFDNAPDLKLFRMNDNKICPAGYLSLPSKDPKDRTSAIIACGATFLICGAICGCTMNELEQAGVRVVPWITGMTEQVLSAYQQDCLENHVMPGCRGRGRCGQGNRGFRARKGVQDSMHPCEPTLSSVHRSK from the coding sequence ATGAGAGGAAACGAAGGACGCAATACCAACACAACGCTGCTTTGTTTAGCCTGTTATGAAGACAGGCTGGCCTCCGTATTTGACAATGCCCCGGACCTTAAATTGTTCCGGATGAACGACAATAAAATTTGTCCCGCAGGCTACCTATCCCTTCCCTCAAAAGACCCAAAGGACAGGACATCCGCCATTATAGCCTGCGGGGCAACGTTTTTAATATGCGGTGCAATCTGCGGTTGCACCATGAATGAACTGGAGCAGGCCGGAGTAAGAGTTGTCCCGTGGATTACGGGAATGACCGAACAAGTGCTCTCCGCCTATCAACAGGACTGTCTGGAAAACCATGTGATGCCCGGATGCAGGGGCAGAGGCAGGTGCGGACAGGGAAACAGGGGCTTCAGGGCCAGAAAGGGTGTGCAGGATTCAATGCACCCCTGCGAACCGACCCTGAGCTCAGTGCACAGGAGTAAATAG
- a CDS encoding sigma-54 interaction domain-containing protein yields MKFPSNLPCSAVLDSLADGVFTVDRDWNITFFNEAASRITGVPAEEAVGSKCWDVFHSSLCDGDCALRSCMNDCGRISNKSIFFIHADGRKVPVSISAAPLVDGDGKLIGGVESFRDLTDIQMIRREVEDSWRFEDIIGKSAQLGKVFSILPQVSKSEATVLLLGESGTGKELFARAIHNLSERKDGPFVAVNCGALPDNLLESELFGYKAGAFTDARKDKAGRFELAAGGTIFLDEIGDMPAKLQVKLLRVLQEKTFEPLGAVQSVNANVRIVAATNKNLAELVEQGLFRQDLYYRLNVVTLNLPPLKERVEDIPLLINHFVNRLNALQGKDIDGISEDTLHILMRHPFPGNVRELENILEFAFILCPSGFIQVEHLPEYLQPKSKETASHEDMPLTMDEIKCMAVRRALERNNGKKMATCRELGISKDTLRRTIARCDDMDA; encoded by the coding sequence ATGAAATTCCCTAGCAACCTGCCGTGCTCCGCAGTTCTTGACTCTTTAGCAGACGGAGTTTTTACGGTAGACCGGGACTGGAACATCACCTTTTTTAATGAGGCGGCCAGCCGGATTACCGGTGTGCCTGCCGAAGAAGCGGTTGGGTCCAAATGCTGGGACGTTTTCCACTCCAGCCTTTGCGACGGTGACTGCGCCCTGCGTTCCTGCATGAACGATTGCGGACGCATCTCCAACAAATCCATATTTTTCATCCACGCTGACGGACGCAAGGTTCCGGTTTCCATCAGCGCCGCACCACTTGTTGACGGCGACGGAAAACTTATAGGCGGCGTTGAAAGCTTCCGTGACCTGACAGATATTCAAATGATCCGCCGCGAGGTGGAAGATTCATGGCGCTTTGAAGACATCATCGGTAAAAGCGCACAGCTTGGAAAAGTATTTTCCATCCTGCCTCAAGTCAGTAAAAGCGAAGCCACTGTCCTCCTGCTTGGAGAATCCGGCACGGGTAAAGAACTTTTCGCCCGGGCCATTCATAACCTCAGTGAACGTAAAGATGGCCCTTTTGTGGCTGTAAACTGCGGCGCCCTGCCTGACAATCTGCTGGAGTCAGAACTATTCGGCTACAAGGCCGGAGCCTTCACCGATGCCCGCAAAGACAAGGCCGGACGTTTTGAACTTGCAGCAGGCGGAACCATATTCCTTGACGAAATCGGAGACATGCCTGCCAAACTACAGGTCAAACTGCTCCGAGTATTACAGGAAAAAACTTTTGAACCGCTGGGTGCCGTACAAAGCGTAAACGCCAATGTGCGCATTGTGGCTGCCACCAATAAAAATCTGGCTGAACTGGTCGAACAAGGTCTATTCCGGCAGGATCTCTACTACCGCCTGAATGTGGTCACTCTCAACCTTCCGCCGCTCAAAGAGCGAGTCGAGGACATCCCTCTACTGATCAACCACTTCGTAAACAGGCTTAATGCCCTGCAAGGCAAAGATATTGACGGTATTTCCGAAGACACCCTGCACATTCTCATGCGCCACCCCTTCCCCGGCAATGTGCGGGAACTGGAAAATATCCTTGAGTTCGCTTTCATCCTCTGTCCTTCGGGCTTTATTCAGGTCGAACACCTGCCCGAATACCTCCAGCCGAAATCCAAAGAAACAGCCTCACACGAAGACATGCCGTTGACCATGGATGAAATCAAATGCATGGCTGTGCGCCGCGCCCTTGAGCGCAACAACGGCAAGAAAATGGCTACCTGCCGCGAACTGGGTATTTCCAAAGACACCCTGCGCCGCACCATCGCCCGCTGCGATGATATGGACGCATAA
- the hypB gene encoding hydrogenase nickel incorporation protein HypB, producing the protein MGEIPVVRNILEANDRIADELNQFFKEKNILCLNLMSSPGSGKTSLLEKTLADLKGEFKMAVIEGNLQTDNDARRVAATGAQAVQINTEGGCHLNSSQVKEALSLIDLEGLDILFVENVGNLVCPAEFNVGEDHKITLLTVTEGDDKPEKYPLMFHISSVMILNKIDLLPYVDFDLEKAKQHARKLNADIDLFPLSCRTREGLEAWYEWLRKARAEKK; encoded by the coding sequence ATGGGTGAAATCCCTGTGGTACGCAATATTCTGGAAGCAAATGACAGAATTGCCGATGAACTGAACCAATTTTTCAAAGAAAAAAATATTCTCTGCCTCAATCTGATGAGTTCACCCGGGTCCGGTAAAACCAGCCTGCTGGAAAAGACCCTCGCTGACCTCAAAGGTGAATTCAAGATGGCCGTCATCGAAGGTAACCTCCAGACTGACAACGATGCACGCCGCGTTGCCGCAACCGGAGCACAGGCCGTTCAGATCAACACTGAAGGCGGATGCCACCTTAACTCCAGCCAGGTAAAGGAAGCCCTTTCCCTGATCGACCTTGAAGGACTCGATATTCTTTTCGTGGAAAACGTGGGCAACCTCGTATGTCCCGCTGAATTCAATGTTGGTGAAGATCACAAGATCACCCTGCTTACCGTAACTGAGGGCGATGACAAACCTGAAAAGTATCCCCTTATGTTCCATATTTCTTCTGTCATGATCCTTAACAAAATCGACCTCCTGCCCTACGTGGATTTCGATCTTGAAAAGGCCAAGCAGCATGCACGCAAGCTGAACGCAGACATCGACCTCTTCCCCCTTTCCTGCCGCACCCGCGAAGGTCTGGAAGCATGGTACGAATGGCTCCGCAAAGCCCGCGCCGAGAAAAAATAA
- a CDS encoding hydrogenase maturation nickel metallochaperone HypA yields the protein MHEMSIAQSILAIIEEEMEKQPGASLKKVVVGNGALAGVVSDALTFGWEAVTVGTSLQGSVLEVNEIPIKVRCGGCKHEFLPEDKLYMGCPECGLEIGHEVLQGKELQIESIEIDD from the coding sequence ATGCACGAAATGTCAATAGCGCAAAGTATACTTGCAATCATTGAAGAGGAAATGGAAAAGCAACCCGGTGCCAGCCTCAAAAAAGTTGTGGTAGGTAACGGTGCGCTTGCGGGAGTAGTCTCCGATGCTCTTACTTTCGGCTGGGAAGCCGTTACCGTGGGAACCTCCCTTCAAGGGTCAGTTCTCGAAGTTAACGAAATTCCCATCAAAGTACGCTGCGGCGGGTGCAAACACGAATTTTTACCCGAAGATAAACTTTACATGGGATGTCCGGAATGCGGTCTGGAAATCGGTCATGAAGTACTTCAGGGCAAGGAATTGCAGATCGAAAGCATCGAGATTGACGATTAA
- a CDS encoding CBS domain-containing protein, whose protein sequence is MYVGLKMLKDFVTVTPDTLVKEADKILEDNQLWMLLVKDGEDLVGYVTKEDVRAALPSVISSLDKHELSYLLSKITVREVVRKNITTIPPETEIEAAADLMFEMNLSGLAVVDENKKLIGYINRNKMLELLVEEMGLKQGGSRIVVDVEERTGVLYEVAGIISNMKYNIISTGLFHHNNRRMVVIRVDTEDPSPIVAALQDRKYLVVGPEDFMDEWSTK, encoded by the coding sequence ATGTATGTGGGACTGAAAATGCTCAAGGACTTTGTGACCGTAACTCCTGATACCTTGGTCAAGGAAGCGGACAAAATTCTGGAAGACAATCAGTTGTGGATGCTTCTTGTTAAAGACGGGGAAGACCTCGTGGGTTATGTCACCAAAGAAGATGTCCGTGCGGCTTTGCCTTCAGTAATTAGCTCTCTGGATAAGCATGAACTCAGCTACCTGCTGAGTAAGATTACCGTTCGGGAAGTTGTGCGTAAGAATATTACCACCATTCCCCCGGAAACCGAGATTGAAGCAGCGGCAGACCTCATGTTTGAAATGAATCTTTCCGGTCTTGCTGTTGTCGATGAAAATAAGAAACTCATCGGTTACATCAACCGCAACAAAATGCTTGAGCTGCTGGTTGAAGAGATGGGCCTCAAGCAGGGCGGTTCCCGCATTGTGGTAGATGTTGAAGAAAGAACCGGTGTTCTTTACGAGGTAGCCGGAATTATTTCCAATATGAAGTACAACATTATCAGTACCGGTCTTTTCCACCACAATAACCGCAGGATGGTGGTTATTCGTGTTGATACTGAAGATCCGTCCCCTATTGTTGCTGCACTCCAAGACCGCAAATATCTGGTGGTAGGGCCTGAAGATTTCATGGACGAATGGTCCACTAAATAA
- a CDS encoding substrate-binding periplasmic protein yields MLHHMVVFFFAVVSILCFTPSAGLADDCGLRIITELSHPSTIQDDGRLSGFGVEVVEALKKEIGCGATIEVMPWARGYRHLLNHSDVMLFSTARTKERENQFYWIGPIACYKWVFYGLKGVRDKVKTLEDAKNVSGIGVYRNDARAQFLKGKGFTNLEVMDSQEANFKKLLRGRVELVATSNIGVPGFLSKDLELRKSAVPILTFHSVKLYLAISKSTDKEKVLRWQKAFKTLMDRGTIRKIQEKWIESCPE; encoded by the coding sequence ATGTTGCATCACATGGTTGTATTCTTTTTTGCCGTAGTGTCGATTCTTTGCTTTACGCCTTCTGCGGGACTGGCAGATGATTGCGGACTTAGAATCATTACTGAATTAAGTCATCCTTCAACTATTCAGGATGATGGCCGGCTATCCGGATTCGGAGTTGAAGTTGTTGAGGCTTTGAAAAAGGAGATTGGTTGTGGTGCGACTATAGAGGTTATGCCTTGGGCGCGTGGTTACAGGCATCTTCTTAATCATTCTGACGTAATGCTTTTTTCTACAGCCAGAACTAAGGAACGGGAAAACCAATTCTATTGGATCGGCCCTATTGCATGCTATAAATGGGTTTTTTATGGATTGAAAGGTGTCAGAGATAAGGTGAAGACACTTGAAGATGCGAAAAATGTTTCCGGAATCGGGGTCTATCGTAATGATGCCCGAGCCCAGTTTCTGAAAGGTAAAGGATTTACTAATCTTGAGGTGATGGATTCTCAGGAGGCTAATTTTAAGAAGCTTCTTCGTGGCAGGGTTGAGCTTGTGGCAACATCCAATATAGGTGTGCCGGGATTTCTCAGTAAAGATTTAGAGCTACGTAAAAGTGCTGTACCTATACTTACCTTTCATAGTGTAAAGCTTTATCTTGCCATCTCAAAATCTACTGATAAGGAGAAAGTCCTTCGCTGGCAAAAGGCGTTTAAGACTCTGATGGATCGGGGAACTATCCGTAAGATTCAGGAAAAATGGATTGAAAGTTGCCCGGAGTAG
- a CDS encoding tetratricopeptide repeat protein has protein sequence MRNRAKIQGVFSAKKKSVIGTGTTKKRTEQTTYWYAEEQDNGVLTVQALNTNYIPTGPQAAVEMDMFLKDYHPEPEIYLQKVIPNIDKLEKTITLGESHRAKGESYSAEYEFNKAMSLDELNVRVNFGLGLTYLDRGEMERADDIFKRLIGLESCYEPQHKHLFNEFGISLRKNGMLKQALEYYLRAEKLVEEDENLHLNIARVHFEQGDLKSCLAHLRRALRLNKSLEEACIFLNFLKGKGFIEECTLDQVIEKTADDKKALESLLKSNPTPEIQTTSTQARKNESLTDELNFL, from the coding sequence GTGAGGAATCGGGCAAAAATTCAAGGTGTATTTTCAGCTAAGAAAAAATCTGTAATCGGAACAGGGACGACAAAAAAAAGAACAGAACAAACCACTTACTGGTACGCAGAGGAGCAGGACAACGGGGTTTTGACCGTACAAGCCCTGAATACCAACTACATCCCCACCGGCCCGCAGGCTGCGGTGGAGATGGATATGTTTTTGAAAGATTACCATCCTGAACCTGAAATATATCTGCAAAAAGTCATCCCAAATATTGATAAGCTGGAAAAAACCATAACCTTAGGCGAAAGCCACAGGGCAAAAGGCGAAAGCTACAGTGCCGAATATGAATTCAACAAAGCGATGAGCCTTGATGAACTGAATGTGCGCGTCAACTTCGGACTCGGGCTGACTTATCTTGACCGTGGGGAAATGGAACGGGCGGATGATATTTTCAAAAGACTGATTGGACTTGAAAGCTGTTACGAACCTCAGCACAAACACCTGTTCAATGAGTTCGGGATATCATTGCGTAAAAACGGCATGTTAAAGCAGGCACTTGAATACTACTTAAGAGCTGAAAAACTGGTTGAAGAAGATGAAAACCTGCATCTGAACATTGCCCGTGTTCACTTTGAGCAGGGCGATCTCAAGTCATGCCTTGCCCACCTCAGAAGGGCTCTGCGTTTAAACAAAAGCCTTGAAGAGGCCTGCATATTCCTCAACTTCCTTAAGGGGAAAGGGTTCATCGAAGAATGTACTCTGGATCAGGTTATTGAAAAAACTGCTGATGACAAAAAGGCATTGGAATCCCTGCTGAAAAGCAATCCAACACCAGAGATACAGACGACAAGTACACAAGCCCGGAAAAATGAGTCCTTAACTGATGAACTTAATTTTCTGTGA
- a CDS encoding IscA/HesB family protein, producing MVEITEAAQKQLENYFADKDRTPIRIYLATGGUAGPRLALALDEPKDNDESFEVEGFTFLLDKDLNEQGSPFRVDLSYTGFVIDSKLELGGGECGSCSGSCG from the coding sequence ATGGTTGAAATTACCGAAGCTGCGCAAAAACAGCTTGAAAACTATTTTGCAGATAAAGATAGGACCCCCATCCGCATCTACCTTGCCACCGGTGGCTGAGCTGGCCCCAGGCTGGCATTGGCTCTGGATGAGCCAAAAGATAACGATGAAAGTTTTGAAGTTGAAGGTTTCACCTTCCTGCTTGATAAAGACCTTAACGAACAGGGCAGCCCTTTCCGCGTTGACCTCAGCTACACCGGTTTCGTAATTGATTCCAAGCTTGAGCTCGGCGGCGGTGAATGCGGTTCCTGCTCTGGCAGCTGCGGTTAA
- a CDS encoding TetR/AcrR family transcriptional regulator → MKTKDIILATAKEMISEVGFHKATTANLAKMANISEGTIYRHFESKEDILLHILDALEESFSYYIEAIRQKLDRDDCSIEEIMNEYFSFVEDNEIDMKIMLSTYGLLDSSKRLMAVFLKNLELVLEDCIKLGVKKGTIRDVAVEENATVVMTIIFGLTRMQLYWPDRRDVRAEAVEFCRRSILN, encoded by the coding sequence ATGAAAACCAAGGATATCATCCTCGCAACAGCCAAGGAAATGATTTCAGAGGTGGGTTTCCACAAGGCCACTACCGCCAACCTGGCAAAAATGGCTAATATTTCTGAAGGTACCATCTATAGACACTTTGAAAGCAAGGAAGACATCCTGCTTCACATTCTGGATGCTCTTGAGGAAAGTTTTTCTTATTACATTGAAGCTATTCGGCAGAAGTTAGACCGTGACGATTGCTCTATTGAAGAGATTATGAATGAGTATTTCTCTTTTGTAGAAGATAATGAAATCGATATGAAGATTATGCTCTCAACCTATGGGTTGCTTGATTCTTCCAAGCGTTTGATGGCTGTTTTTCTGAAGAACCTTGAACTGGTTCTTGAAGATTGCATCAAGCTTGGTGTCAAAAAGGGTACTATCCGTGATGTTGCAGTGGAAGAAAACGCAACTGTGGTTATGACCATTATTTTCGGTCTGACCAGAATGCAGCTTTACTGGCCTGATCGCAGAGATGTTCGCGCTGAGGCTGTTGAATTCTGTCGCCGTAGTATTCTGAACTAG
- a CDS encoding alanine/glycine:cation symporter family protein — MDFMTSLDAIVGKIGAFAWGPPMLILLVGTGFWLTLALRGVQFSKLFYALYLALIKRKEETDEPGDITHFQALMTALSATVGTGNIAGVATAVAVGGPGALFWMWITGLVGMATKYAEAVLAVKYREVDENGEMSGGPMYYISKGLNMPWLGTLFAIFASIAAFGIGNMVQSNSVADAVEATYGVSPYITGGLLMILTAAVILGGIKKIGKVTGMLVPIMIVFYMAGASYIILTNIAEVPAAFALIFEQAFNPTSAVGGFAGATVMLAIRMGVARGVFSNESGLGSAPIAAAAAQTKEPVTQALVSMTQTFIDTLIVCTMTGLVLILTGAWSNGTTGAELTTIAFSQGMTGGAHIVTIGLILFAYSTILGWCYYGEKSMEYLFGVKAVLPFRLVFICFVGVGAIAKLSFVWNLSDTFNGLMAIPNLIGLIMLTPVVVAETKAYFAKQDTKVAAQTENK; from the coding sequence ATGGATTTCATGACTTCACTGGACGCTATTGTAGGTAAGATCGGCGCATTTGCATGGGGACCGCCTATGCTGATTCTCCTGGTCGGTACAGGCTTCTGGCTGACCCTCGCACTGCGCGGCGTTCAGTTCAGCAAATTGTTCTACGCATTGTACCTTGCACTTATCAAACGCAAGGAAGAAACAGATGAACCCGGCGACATCACCCACTTCCAGGCCCTGATGACCGCTCTTTCCGCAACAGTAGGTACCGGTAACATTGCAGGTGTTGCTACCGCGGTTGCAGTCGGTGGACCGGGCGCTCTTTTCTGGATGTGGATTACCGGTCTCGTAGGCATGGCCACCAAATACGCTGAAGCTGTTCTGGCTGTTAAATACAGAGAAGTTGATGAAAACGGCGAAATGAGCGGTGGTCCCATGTACTATATTTCCAAGGGCCTCAACATGCCCTGGCTTGGTACTCTCTTCGCGATCTTCGCATCCATCGCCGCCTTCGGTATCGGTAACATGGTACAGTCAAACTCCGTTGCTGATGCGGTTGAAGCAACTTACGGTGTTTCTCCCTACATCACCGGCGGCCTGCTGATGATCCTGACCGCTGCCGTTATCCTCGGCGGTATTAAGAAGATCGGTAAAGTTACCGGTATGCTCGTACCTATTATGATCGTCTTCTACATGGCCGGCGCATCATACATCATTCTTACCAACATCGCTGAAGTTCCCGCTGCTTTTGCTCTCATTTTCGAGCAGGCTTTCAACCCCACTTCCGCTGTAGGTGGTTTTGCAGGTGCTACTGTAATGCTGGCTATCCGCATGGGTGTTGCCCGCGGTGTATTCTCCAACGAATCCGGTCTTGGTAGTGCTCCTATCGCAGCAGCTGCTGCGCAGACCAAAGAGCCCGTAACTCAGGCTCTGGTCTCCATGACCCAGACCTTCATTGATACTCTTATCGTTTGTACCATGACTGGTCTTGTCCTTATCCTCACCGGCGCATGGTCCAACGGTACCACCGGTGCAGAACTGACTACCATCGCTTTCTCACAGGGCATGACCGGCGGTGCGCACATCGTAACCATCGGCCTGATCCTTTTCGCCTACTCCACCATCCTCGGCTGGTGCTACTACGGTGAAAAATCCATGGAATACCTGTTCGGCGTAAAGGCAGTACTGCCCTTCCGCCTCGTATTCATCTGCTTCGTAGGTGTTGGTGCCATCGCCAAGCTCAGCTTCGTATGGAACCTCTCCGACACATTTAACGGCCTTATGGCTATCCCCAACCTCATCGGTCTGATCATGCTGACCCCGGTTGTTGTAGCTGAAACCAAGGCTTACTTCGCCAAGCAGGACACAAAAGTTGCCGCACAGACTGAAAACAAATAG
- a CDS encoding tetratricopeptide repeat protein has protein sequence MPALKDSSTPHVAGGAGSAAGFEQQIEETKKLLESQPDSVNLWTKLGNLYFDTDQYAKAIDAYSKSLAIEPDNAHVLTDLGVMYRRSGNPQKAVENFDKAILAAPKHETARLNKGIVLYYDLKDKAGAIQAWNGLVQMNPGARTPNGKLVKDMIRDLS, from the coding sequence ATGCCGGCGTTGAAAGATTCATCTACGCCTCATGTGGCAGGTGGAGCCGGAAGCGCAGCCGGATTCGAGCAGCAGATTGAAGAGACAAAAAAACTTTTGGAATCCCAGCCGGATTCCGTAAATCTGTGGACTAAGCTCGGTAACCTGTATTTTGATACAGATCAGTATGCCAAAGCTATTGATGCCTACAGTAAATCACTTGCTATAGAGCCAGATAACGCGCATGTGCTTACTGATCTTGGAGTTATGTACCGCCGCAGCGGTAATCCGCAAAAGGCTGTCGAAAATTTTGATAAGGCCATTCTTGCTGCTCCGAAACATGAAACTGCGCGTTTAAATAAAGGCATCGTTCTTTATTACGACCTTAAAGATAAGGCCGGTGCTATTCAGGCATGGAATGGATTAGTTCAGATGAATCCGGGGGCACGAACTCCCAACGGGAAGCTGGTCAAGGATATGATCAGGGATTTGTCTTGA
- a CDS encoding arginase family protein, producing the protein MKDLTLVFPQWQGSINNKALHKGAYALAEGIADLPAVTTVEIEPFRKLESGGPIAGLGDIVQQLKNVLSIIEQAKPERVLMIGGDCGTELGPVSWMSRKHGDKMALIWFDAHPDLNTPETSKSGRFQGMALSAILGSAGPEINKAMFNPLSSKQIFLAGTRSFDPPELEFMTRNKITIFGPEEFTRDPAWLAKQIKEAGFSKVYIHLDVDAVDPLGFGHGKPAPPAGLNFGNVLKIIEEVNSRLDICGLGITEFHPGNESGIEKAALLIEKTLPGFTTK; encoded by the coding sequence TTGAAAGATCTCACTCTTGTTTTCCCGCAATGGCAGGGATCAATAAATAATAAAGCACTTCATAAGGGGGCTTATGCACTGGCAGAAGGTATAGCAGACCTCCCTGCTGTTACTACGGTGGAAATCGAACCTTTCAGAAAACTTGAATCAGGTGGACCCATTGCAGGGCTGGGCGATATTGTTCAGCAGCTGAAAAATGTCCTTTCCATAATTGAGCAGGCTAAACCGGAACGTGTCCTGATGATTGGAGGGGACTGCGGAACAGAACTCGGTCCGGTTTCATGGATGTCCCGCAAACATGGCGACAAAATGGCCTTGATCTGGTTTGACGCCCATCCCGACCTTAACACACCGGAGACTTCTAAATCCGGGCGTTTTCAAGGGATGGCCCTTTCCGCCATTCTCGGCAGCGCAGGACCGGAAATTAACAAGGCAATGTTCAATCCGCTGAGCTCCAAACAGATATTCCTCGCCGGCACCAGATCTTTTGATCCCCCGGAACTGGAATTCATGACGCGCAACAAGATAACTATTTTCGGACCCGAAGAATTTACCAGGGATCCGGCATGGTTAGCAAAGCAAATCAAAGAAGCAGGATTCAGTAAAGTATACATCCATCTTGATGTGGACGCAGTCGACCCTCTCGGTTTCGGGCATGGCAAACCAGCTCCTCCGGCAGGACTCAATTTCGGAAACGTCCTAAAAATAATCGAAGAAGTGAACAGCAGGCTGGACATATGCGGACTGGGGATAACTGAATTCCACCCCGGAAACGAAAGTGGGATAGAAAAAGCAGCTTTGCTCATTGAAAAGACTCTTCCCGGATTTACCACTAAGTAA